The DNA window ATGAAGTCGGCGCGCACGGTGACGGCGCGGGTACCGGGATCGACACGGGTGTCGATGGTGGCAACTTCGCCTTCAAAGGTGCGGCCGGGATAGGCGACGCTGGTGGCGGTGACCTTATCGCCCTTGCCCAGCGAGGCGAGTTCGGCTTCGGGCACCTGGAAGTCGACGTGCATGCGTTCGATGTCGTCGAGGGTGGCGATGACGGTGGTGGGGGTGACCAGCGAGCCTTCGCTGACCTGGCGGATGCCGAGCACGCCGGCGAAGGGGGCACGGACGCGGCGGTCGCCGATGTCGGACTTCATTTCCAACACGCGAGCCTCGGCGGCATCGCGGATGGCGCGCTGGGTATCGAGGGTGGCGCTGGCGACGAGCTGCTGGGCGGCGAGTTCGCGCTGGCGCTTGTACAGTTGGTCGGCTTCGGCAAAGGTGGCCTGGGCCTGGACGAGCGCGGCTTCCTGGGCCTGGCCACGCAGGGTGACGAGGGGGGTGCCGGCGGCGACCTGCTGGCCACTTTCGAAGTGAACCTTCTCGATGATCTCGCTGACCTTGGCGGTCACGGTGACGGATTCGCGGGCCTTGGCGGTGCCGAGGGCCTGCAGGGTGTCGTTCCACGCGGAGGTCTGCACCACCTGGGTGGTCACCGGGACCTGTTCAGCCTGCCGGCGAGCGGCCTCGTCCTTGCTGCCACAGGCGGCCAGAAGGGCCAGACCCAGGCCAGCGGCGATGCGCGCGGTGATGCGTACCAACATGCAGAACAACCCCAAAGATTCTACGACGGCCGAGTGTAGCGGCCGAGCCGTGAGGGCATATGTGCCAAGCGTTTACCGGGGCCTTCACGTCCGCGCGGTGACACCGGAAACCCCTTTCGTGCTGGGCTATGCGGGGCGTGTATCGGCGTGTGTCAGTGCGTGTCGCTTTGCCTCGGGTTGGTCGCTAACGGCGGCGTCTTGGTTGTTCCGTGCGGGAGGCTGCGTAGGGACACGCCATGCGTGTGCGGCCGTGGCCGGGGTCCATGAGGACACGCATGGCGTGTCCCTACGGCCCCGGCCAGATCTCAATACCGGTAATTCACCTTCAACCACGCCGTCCGGCCCGGCTCGTTGATCCGCACCGGATCCGCCGGAAAACCAAAATCCGCGCTCCCGGCCAGATTCAGATGCTCGCTGTAAGCGCGGTCAAACACATTGTCGACGCCGGCACTGACCGAGAGGCTGTCGTTGAACCGGTACGCCGCATTCAACGCAAACGTCGCAAACCCGGCGCTAGGCCCCAGATCCTGGGCCACCACATTGCCCTGCCCCGTTGCCACGCGATGCTGATGCGTGACCGCACGAACCAACGCCCCGGCACTCCAGCGCGCGCCCTCCCAGTTGGCGGTCAGCCTCGCTTCCAGCGGCGGCATCTGCGGCAATGCTGTGCCGTCGCTGCGGTTCTCGCCCCAGGCGTAGGCCAGGGTGCTGCCGAGCTTCCAGCCCTGCCCGACCTGCAGTTCGGCACCGGCTTCGGCACCGGCGATGCGGGCGTCAATGTTGCTGGCTTGGCTGCTGCTGCCCATCATGCCGCCGGCGCGGTAGGTAAACAGGATGTAGTCCTGGATGCGGCCGGCATAGGCGGAGACCCAGGCGTTGAGGCGGTCCGTTCGGTACTGCAGGCCGAGGTCGAGCTGGGTAGTCTTTTCCGGCTGGATGCTGCTGAACGCGTTGATGCTGCCATCGGGGCCGCTGTCGGGCGAGAACAGCTCCCAGTAATCCGGCATGCGTTCGCTGTGGCCAACGCCGGCATACGCGGTGAGTGCACTGCTGAGATCGCGCTCCCAGCGGAAGAAGCCGCTGCCGAGATCTTCGCGACGGGTCTGGCCCGAGGTGGGATTGGGCATGCCCATCATGCCGCCGCTGCGGCGCTCATCGGTGACCTCGGCACGGTCCATACGCAGACCGCCGACCCAGCGCTGGGCCGTGCCTTCGCGGAGGGTGATTTCACTGAAGACACCGCGTTGTTCAAAGCGGGCGTCGACGCTCCACGGCTGCTGGCGGTAGGTGTTGCGACCCATGCCGCTGCGGCTGCGGTGACGGCTGTCCTGGGCATCAACGCCGGCGACAACGGCAACGTTCTGCCAGCGCCATTCGGCGGCGACGCGGCCGCCGGTAGTGCGGCGATCGACATTTGCCGCCATTGGCATGGGCATGCTGCTGGCCATGTTCGGCTCGCGCAGGGTGTAGTTGTCCATCAGGTGGTCGGCGTCGTTGTAGTAGACGTTGGCGAGCACCTTGTCCCATGCGCCCGGCAGATTGTCCTTCTCGAAGCGGGCGGCGTAGCTGGTGCGCTTGAACGCCGCGCCGTCCATGCCACGTCCGGCATAGCGGGCGATGGCATCGCCGGTGCCGGCGGACAGCTCCAGCACGGTGTCGGCGTCGGGGGTCCAGCCGATGGCGACGTCGCTGTTCCATTTGCGCCATTTCGAGGGCACGACATCACCGTTGCCGTCTTTGTAGTCATCGGCTTCGGAGCGGTTGCCGTTGACCCGCACATAGCCCTGCGAAGCACCGGCGGTGAGGTCGAGGACCTGGTCGTTGCGGTTGCGCGAGCCGACCAGGGCACTGGCGTCGAGGTCGATGCCGGGGGCGTCGAAGCGCGGGGTGTCGCGCTCGAAACGCACGGTGCCGGCGGACGCACCGGCACCCCAGCGGACGCTCTGCGGCCCCTTGATGATGGTGAGGCGATCAAAGGTTTCTGGCGCGATGTAGGACAAGGGGTTGTCCATGCGCGAGGGGCAGGCACCGATCAGGTTGCCTTCATTGCTGACGATGTTCAGGCGCGAACCGAACATGCCGCGCAGCACCGGGTCGCCATTGGTGCCGCCGTTGCGTATGGCGGAGAAGCCGGGAACGGTCTTGAGGTAGTCGGCTCCGTCACTGGCCGGCACCGGTTGGCGCGGCAGACGGGGGTCGGTGACCCACTGCAGCGGTGACGACGGCGCGGCGGCGGTGACCACCAGGGTATCGAGGGTGCGGGCGTCGTCGCGATCGGCAGCGTGCAGCGCGGGGGCGATCAACGCCAGGGACAGGCAGACAGACAGGCGCGTCAGTGCGCCCGGGGTGCGGGAAGCAAACGTCATGTTGGAACTCCAGGAACACGCGGAACTGCACGCCGCCGGTGTGGCAGCGCGCAGCAGAAAAATCAGTGGGCGGTGTTCAGGCGTTCAGTGGAGGGCCGCGGGCGGCGTGGGCGGGCCAGCGCAGGCTGCGTGGCGTGGCGACGGTGCGCAGCACCGGGGGGGCGATGCGCGGCAAGGCCGGCAGCAGCACCAGGAGGACCGCCAGCCACGGCATCAGCCGTGACGCCATCATGCAGTATTCGCAGGCCTCACCATGCCCGGCGTGGGGGTCCAATGGCGGCGCGGGTTCGGCCGGCATCGCGTGATGCGCGTGATGCGGCATGGCATGCGATGCACCGTGATGCATGGCCGCGTGGTCGTGCATCGGGGGCGGTGAATCGGCGTCGGGCAAGGCAGGCATGACATGCGCCATGCCGCCGGGCATCAGCATCAGCGGATCACCGTGCGCCTGCTGCCAGCGGCTCAGCAGCGGAGCCAGCGCCATCAGCAGCGTCGCCACGAAGGCGAGCTGCAGCAGGAAGGCGTAGGGACGGCGACGGCGGTTCACCGGGGAATTGTAGCGACCGGGATGCGGCCGAACGCCGCGTGCGACCAAGCGTCGCAGGGTGTCACGCACCGCCTGGGCCGGCCAACGGCCGGCCCTCGTCAGACTGTAATCGTCTGGGTAAGAGATTCCCACGTAGGCGGCACCGGCCAGTTCGCCTCCTGGTTCCCATCAATCACCCGGCGCAGGTCGCGGGTGTCGATCTGCGGGGCCAGCACGTGTACCAGCTCCAGCGCGTAATCACGCAGCACCCGGTCGCGCGGCAACACCGCCCAGGCAATGCATTCATCAATCGGAGCCGGGGCGGGCCATGCGCGCAGGTCTTCATCGCTGGCATTGACCGCCATTTCCGCCAGCAGGCCCACACCCAGACCGGTGCGCACATAGGTCTTGATCAGGTCCGCATCCAGCGCGGTCAACGCGATGTCCGGGGTCAGTCCAGACGCTGCGAACGCGCGCTGCAGTGACGAACTGCCCCGCGTGGACGACTCGTAGCTGATCAGCGGCTGCCCGGCCAGCGCATTCAGGTCGGGCGCAGCACCGGGGCGGTCCAGCGCATGCCCACGTGGCACCAGCACCAGCCGCCGCCAGCGGTACAGCGGAATGGCCAGCCCGGCGGTGGGTTCGGCTCCGGCGGTGGAGATGATGGCGATATCGGCATCGCCCTGGCTCAGCAGGTCCAGCGCGTCGCTCTCGGCCGCCTGCTGCAGGTGCACGCTGACCTGTGGGTAGGCCTGCTTGATCCGCGCCACCGCCGGCGGCAGCACGAAGCGGGCCTGGGTGTGGGTGGTGGTCAGAATCAACTGGCCCTGGCTTTCGCGGCGCTGGTTGGCAGCGTAGGTCCGGATGTTGTTGGCTTCGGCCAGCACCGCGCGGGCGCGACCGATCACCTCCACCCCGGCCGGGGTCACGGCCTCCAGGCTGCGTCCTTTACGTACAAACAACAGGAACCCCAGCTCGTCCTCCAGCTGTTTCAGCTGCTTGGACAGGCCCGGCTGGGTGGCATGCACCCGCGAGGCGGCCAGGGTGATGTTGAGCTCGGCGTCGGCGATGGCGACCAGGTAACGGAGTTGGGTCAGCGTCATGGGCGTGCCGCAGGCAGGGAAAGGGACGGCATGACTGTAA is part of the Stenotrophomonas oahuensis genome and encodes:
- a CDS encoding DUF2946 family protein; protein product: MNRRRRPYAFLLQLAFVATLLMALAPLLSRWQQAHGDPLMLMPGGMAHVMPALPDADSPPPMHDHAAMHHGASHAMPHHAHHAMPAEPAPPLDPHAGHGEACEYCMMASRLMPWLAVLLVLLPALPRIAPPVLRTVATPRSLRWPAHAARGPPLNA
- a CDS encoding LysR family transcriptional regulator, yielding MTLTQLRYLVAIADAELNITLAASRVHATQPGLSKQLKQLEDELGFLLFVRKGRSLEAVTPAGVEVIGRARAVLAEANNIRTYAANQRRESQGQLILTTTHTQARFVLPPAVARIKQAYPQVSVHLQQAAESDALDLLSQGDADIAIISTAGAEPTAGLAIPLYRWRRLVLVPRGHALDRPGAAPDLNALAGQPLISYESSTRGSSSLQRAFAASGLTPDIALTALDADLIKTYVRTGLGVGLLAEMAVNASDEDLRAWPAPAPIDECIAWAVLPRDRVLRDYALELVHVLAPQIDTRDLRRVIDGNQEANWPVPPTWESLTQTITV
- a CDS encoding efflux RND transporter periplasmic adaptor subunit, producing the protein MLVRITARIAAGLGLALLAACGSKDEAARRQAEQVPVTTQVVQTSAWNDTLQALGTAKARESVTVTAKVSEIIEKVHFESGQQVAAGTPLVTLRGQAQEAALVQAQATFAEADQLYKRQRELAAQQLVASATLDTQRAIRDAAEARVLEMKSDIGDRRVRAPFAGVLGIRQVSEGSLVTPTTVIATLDDIERMHVDFQVPEAELASLGKGDKVTATSVAYPGRTFEGEVATIDTRVDPGTRAVTVRADFINADHALRPGMLLDVRMFRPERQALVIPEIAVVQVGRESFVYRVKADQSVERVDVVSGARRAGVVEIREGVKAGDRIVVDGTGKLRPGLKVNDTPAAGPTSAPAADPSATPTQPPAQKATAPVDSAG
- a CDS encoding TonB-dependent copper receptor, producing MTFASRTPGALTRLSVCLSLALIAPALHAADRDDARTLDTLVVTAAAPSSPLQWVTDPRLPRQPVPASDGADYLKTVPGFSAIRNGGTNGDPVLRGMFGSRLNIVSNEGNLIGACPSRMDNPLSYIAPETFDRLTIIKGPQSVRWGAGASAGTVRFERDTPRFDAPGIDLDASALVGSRNRNDQVLDLTAGASQGYVRVNGNRSEADDYKDGNGDVVPSKWRKWNSDVAIGWTPDADTVLELSAGTGDAIARYAGRGMDGAAFKRTSYAARFEKDNLPGAWDKVLANVYYNDADHLMDNYTLREPNMASSMPMPMAANVDRRTTGGRVAAEWRWQNVAVVAGVDAQDSRHRSRSGMGRNTYRQQPWSVDARFEQRGVFSEITLREGTAQRWVGGLRMDRAEVTDERRSGGMMGMPNPTSGQTRREDLGSGFFRWERDLSSALTAYAGVGHSERMPDYWELFSPDSGPDGSINAFSSIQPEKTTQLDLGLQYRTDRLNAWVSAYAGRIQDYILFTYRAGGMMGSSSQASNIDARIAGAEAGAELQVGQGWKLGSTLAYAWGENRSDGTALPQMPPLEARLTANWEGARWSAGALVRAVTHQHRVATGQGNVVAQDLGPSAGFATFALNAAYRFNDSLSVSAGVDNVFDRAYSEHLNLAGSADFGFPADPVRINEPGRTAWLKVNYRY